One window of the Archaeoglobus sulfaticallidus PM70-1 genome contains the following:
- a CDS encoding aldehyde ferredoxin oxidoreductase family protein — translation MFAYAGRILKVNLEKGSAEVMDLDEDVAKNYIGGSGFGAYFLYRMKVYDAEPFSDSNVLGIFNGPLSGTIAPSTSRLEFCAKSPLTGIWGESNSGGKFSAFLKFAGWDGIIIEGKSEKPVYLLINPDTAEIRSADGIWGLGCYDSQKEIEKEVGESRISTAVIGQAGENLVRYACVQLDNSRHAGRTGMGAVMGSKKLKGIAVVYDKMEIELADEERFKEEVSALNERIDNNFTCNMFREIGTSGYVETSEMFGDLPVKYFTQGTFEKASDISGTKMAEEYLKRSDGCFGCRVRCGTVVEIDGRSIHGPEYETIASFGSLQLVDDLKSLIEINYLANDFGLDTISAGVTIAFAMFLTDNGVYDFSIRWGDAEGVKKLIEEIAFRKNRGEILAEGTRFIGNKFSVENLAANVKGLEIPMHDPRAFASLAAAYAMHNRGACHLPHQMYNIEMGLKVKEYGIVSDDRFSSENKGVITARMQNYTELYNCVTMCAFMPVKPAQMANLLKYSTGFDFDVNSIYLAGERIYNLKRMFNVKCGITARDDTLPEIVMKPLEGGSEGNVPDFELQKKEYYIERGWDDNGVPKPEKLKALGLDWVLN, via the coding sequence ATGTTTGCTTATGCTGGAAGGATACTGAAGGTAAATCTTGAAAAAGGCTCTGCGGAGGTTATGGATCTTGATGAAGATGTGGCTAAAAATTACATAGGCGGAAGTGGTTTTGGAGCGTATTTTCTGTACAGGATGAAGGTGTACGATGCAGAACCTTTTTCGGATAGCAATGTGCTTGGGATATTCAACGGACCCCTTTCAGGTACTATCGCTCCATCAACGAGCAGGTTGGAGTTCTGTGCCAAATCCCCGCTAACCGGGATATGGGGTGAGTCGAACTCTGGAGGGAAATTCTCAGCATTTCTTAAATTTGCCGGATGGGATGGGATCATAATAGAAGGGAAGTCTGAAAAGCCGGTTTATCTGCTGATCAATCCGGATACTGCTGAGATTAGATCTGCTGATGGAATATGGGGTTTGGGATGCTATGACTCGCAGAAAGAGATAGAGAAGGAGGTTGGAGAGAGCAGGATATCCACAGCGGTAATCGGGCAGGCTGGTGAGAACCTTGTCAGATATGCTTGTGTTCAGCTTGATAACTCGAGACATGCTGGGAGAACTGGTATGGGTGCTGTGATGGGCTCAAAGAAACTTAAAGGCATTGCTGTGGTGTATGATAAAATGGAGATAGAGCTTGCAGATGAGGAGAGGTTCAAGGAGGAAGTTTCAGCTCTAAACGAAAGAATAGATAACAACTTCACATGCAACATGTTCAGGGAAATTGGAACATCCGGCTATGTTGAGACATCAGAGATGTTTGGTGATCTGCCAGTCAAGTATTTCACTCAGGGAACATTTGAGAAAGCTTCCGATATCTCGGGAACAAAGATGGCGGAGGAGTACCTCAAGAGAAGCGATGGCTGCTTTGGCTGTAGGGTTAGATGTGGCACGGTTGTGGAGATAGATGGGAGAAGTATTCATGGCCCGGAATACGAGACGATAGCGAGCTTTGGCTCACTCCAGCTTGTTGATGACCTTAAATCCCTGATAGAGATAAACTACCTCGCAAACGATTTTGGTCTTGATACGATAAGTGCCGGGGTTACGATAGCATTTGCAATGTTTCTGACAGACAACGGAGTTTACGATTTTTCTATCAGGTGGGGAGATGCTGAGGGGGTTAAGAAACTGATTGAAGAAATAGCCTTCAGAAAGAACAGGGGAGAGATTCTGGCTGAGGGAACGAGGTTCATTGGCAATAAGTTTTCTGTGGAAAATCTGGCAGCAAATGTCAAGGGACTGGAGATCCCGATGCACGATCCAAGGGCTTTTGCGAGCTTGGCAGCAGCATACGCCATGCATAACAGGGGAGCATGCCATCTGCCTCACCAGATGTACAACATCGAGATGGGATTGAAGGTGAAAGAGTATGGTATTGTAAGTGATGACAGATTCTCTTCTGAGAATAAGGGAGTTATAACTGCCAGAATGCAGAACTACACCGAACTCTATAACTGTGTTACGATGTGTGCATTTATGCCGGTAAAGCCAGCCCAGATGGCAAATCTGCTGAAGTACAGCACAGGGTTTGATTTCGATGTGAACAGCATATATCTCGCTGGAGAGAGGATATACAACCTGAAAAGGATGTTCAATGTAAAATGCGGGATAACTGCCAGAGATGACACACTGCCGGAAATAGTCATGAAGCCCCTTGAAGGTGGAAGCGAAGGAAATGTTCCCGATTTTGAGCTGCAGAAGAAAGAGTACTACATCGAGAGAGGTTGGGACGATAATGGAGTTCCAAAGCCAGAAAAGCTGAAAGCACTCGGTCTGGATTGGGTTTTAAATTAA
- a CDS encoding iron-containing alcohol dehydrogenase has product MWWFASPKIAFGEDSLDFLETLDGKAMIVTDENLVKSGVVDKVTKRLNLEYEVFDKVEPDPSFEIVMEGVEFAKRVKPDYIIGVGGGSSLDTAKGIRLIYENPDLDPEEVSPWTDVKSGEVKLILIPTASGSGSEGSNAIVLTKKDEGRKIASIHPAVMADYAIVDPEMVRELPEKVAVFTGLDALSHAMDAYVSAWKNDFTDGLCIQACKLLFKYLPRACRDRSDSEAVEKVHNAATLAGLAIGSSQAGLSHSIGHSLGAVFHIPHGFACGVALPYTTQYYSKFVREQYDELAYHIGFRDCEELIDKTKELLASLNTPLSYKDLLEEYGISEKEFLERLDELVYKASTDNTIVTLEEAPDEEDLRMLFLYIFEGKDVDF; this is encoded by the coding sequence ATGTGGTGGTTTGCATCACCAAAAATAGCATTTGGAGAAGATTCTCTCGACTTCCTTGAAACCCTCGATGGTAAAGCTATGATAGTTACAGACGAAAACCTGGTCAAATCCGGGGTTGTTGACAAGGTTACAAAGAGGTTGAACCTTGAGTACGAGGTATTCGATAAAGTTGAACCAGATCCATCGTTTGAAATCGTCATGGAGGGAGTTGAGTTCGCGAAAAGAGTAAAGCCGGATTACATCATCGGTGTTGGAGGGGGCTCATCCCTCGATACTGCTAAGGGAATCAGGCTCATATACGAGAATCCCGATCTCGATCCTGAGGAGGTCTCTCCGTGGACTGATGTTAAAAGTGGAGAGGTTAAGCTGATTCTAATCCCTACAGCGAGTGGTAGCGGGAGTGAAGGATCCAATGCCATAGTCCTGACCAAGAAGGATGAGGGCAGGAAAATAGCATCCATCCATCCGGCGGTTATGGCCGATTATGCAATAGTTGATCCGGAGATGGTCAGGGAGCTGCCTGAGAAGGTGGCGGTGTTCACAGGCTTGGATGCACTCTCCCATGCTATGGATGCTTATGTCTCTGCATGGAAGAATGATTTCACCGATGGCTTATGCATCCAGGCCTGCAAGCTACTCTTCAAATACCTACCAAGGGCTTGCAGGGATAGAAGCGACAGTGAGGCTGTGGAGAAGGTTCACAATGCTGCAACCCTCGCTGGACTGGCGATAGGTAGCTCTCAGGCTGGTTTATCGCACTCTATCGGCCACTCTCTTGGGGCGGTATTTCATATCCCTCATGGCTTCGCCTGTGGTGTTGCATTGCCTTATACAACGCAGTACTACTCGAAGTTCGTGAGAGAGCAGTATGACGAGCTTGCATACCATATTGGCTTCAGGGATTGTGAGGAGCTGATCGACAAAACAAAGGAGTTGCTCGCATCCCTGAACACTCCACTCAGCTACAAGGATCTGCTGGAGGAGTATGGCATAAGCGAAAAAGAATTCCTTGAAAGGCTTGATGAACTGGTTTACAAAGCCAGCACGGACAACACAATTGTTACGCTGGAGGAAGCTCCAGATGAGGAAGATCTCAGGATGCTATTCCTTTACATCTTCGAAGGAAAGGATGTTGATTTTTGA
- a CDS encoding SCP2 sterol-binding domain-containing protein, which yields MPKLFTQEWIEKYMEVLNTSKEYENAAKDWEGDFLFVIEPDDELDSPKYAYIDLYHGKARKGFVVNDPSEVNPAYVFSGKFSNWKKLLNGEIDPIKGLITRKFTLKGNMAKVMRYAKAAKVLVDCTRKVETEF from the coding sequence ATGCCGAAGCTGTTCACACAGGAATGGATAGAGAAATATATGGAGGTTTTGAACACGAGCAAGGAATATGAGAATGCTGCGAAGGATTGGGAAGGAGACTTTCTTTTCGTGATAGAACCGGATGACGAGCTTGACTCTCCAAAATATGCGTACATAGACCTTTATCATGGAAAGGCGAGAAAGGGTTTTGTTGTTAACGACCCATCTGAAGTGAACCCGGCCTATGTTTTCAGCGGGAAGTTCTCAAACTGGAAGAAGCTGTTGAATGGAGAGATTGATCCCATAAAGGGTCTGATAACGAGGAAGTTCACATTGAAGGGCAACATGGCGAAGGTTATGAGGTACGCCAAGGCTGCCAAGGTGCTGGTTGACTGCACGAGAAAGGTTGAAACTGAGTTTTAA
- a CDS encoding DUF1614 domain-containing protein, protein MRDYIFPPLIFPLFLILIFFPFLLLIFFLTTPKVFQILFGLSYSQALTVFFMIVIGSFINIPLVEKEGKEVVREYNFFGIIYQVRQRSKMTVAVNLGGCIFPSLIAVKLLLSLPLTPWIIAFILTSIIIYFNAKPVRGVGIAVPMFLPPLISVLTSYFIISFFGLDMYLLPKFAYAVGVLAVLFGADILHLKDLEKIGSGVISIGGAGTFDGIFLTGIFSVILSVLLF, encoded by the coding sequence ATGAGAGATTACATCTTTCCACCATTAATATTTCCTTTATTTCTGATTCTGATATTCTTTCCGTTCTTACTCCTGATTTTCTTCCTCACAACACCAAAGGTTTTCCAGATCCTGTTCGGATTGAGCTATTCTCAGGCCTTGACAGTGTTCTTCATGATAGTAATCGGAAGCTTCATCAACATACCGCTTGTTGAGAAAGAGGGAAAAGAGGTTGTGAGGGAGTACAACTTTTTCGGAATAATATATCAGGTGAGGCAGAGGAGCAAGATGACGGTTGCAGTAAATCTGGGCGGCTGTATCTTTCCATCTCTGATTGCGGTCAAGCTCTTGCTCTCATTACCTTTAACTCCGTGGATAATAGCGTTCATCCTGACATCCATAATTATCTACTTCAACGCTAAACCCGTGAGGGGAGTTGGAATAGCCGTTCCGATGTTTCTGCCGCCGTTGATATCCGTTCTGACCTCTTACTTCATAATATCCTTCTTCGGGCTCGATATGTACTTGCTTCCAAAGTTTGCATATGCTGTTGGTGTACTTGCTGTCCTTTTCGGTGCTGATATTCTCCATCTAAAAGACCTCGAGAAAATAGGAAGCGGTGTGATCAGCATCGGTGGTGCTGGCACATTCGATGGGATCTTTCTCACCGGAATTTTTTCGGTGATACTTTCTGTACTGCTATTTTAA
- a CDS encoding PRC-barrel domain-containing protein, with protein sequence MVLAKTLSKKMVLMSDGTEVGMVYNVTADLKTGMLIDLIVKPGQKPLPDLEKTDNYYIIPFEAVKSISHYVVLDKKKLLKG encoded by the coding sequence ATGGTGCTCGCCAAAACGCTTTCGAAAAAAATGGTTTTGATGTCGGACGGGACTGAAGTTGGTATGGTTTACAATGTAACTGCCGATCTCAAAACCGGGATGCTCATCGATTTGATAGTGAAGCCAGGACAGAAACCACTGCCGGATCTCGAGAAAACAGATAACTATTACATAATTCCTTTTGAAGCTGTTAAATCGATTAGCCATTATGTAGTACTTGACAAAAAGAAGCTGTTGAAGGGCTAG
- a CDS encoding CDC48 family AAA ATPase, giving the protein MKLTLKVNQAYPSDSGRGIARLDPDTMLKLKISPGDIIEIKGRRATVAKVWRAPKRDWGKGIIRVDRFIRENSGVGIGDSVEVRKVDYAPAKLVILAPLRKIEFRVYGMDIGDYLKHQLLKRPLVEGDLIPLVGAPALTGFGKYAQNQGALVFVAVKTDPKDVVIIDETTKVVYRERPAKGFERIGRAGVTYEDIGGLKEELQKVREVIELPLKYPEIFQRLGIDPPKGVLLHGPPGTGKTLIARAVANEIGASFYTINGPEIMSKFYGESEQRLREIFEEAKENSPSIIFIDEIDAIAPRRDEVTGEVERRVVAQLLTLMDGLEERGQVIVIAATNRVDAVDPALRRPGRFDREIEIGVPDREGRFEILQIHTRNMPLEPDYSRDLVYEALKSLKKSYAMDGDEDLIREIDFAIEGVSKLETKEQIKDLIYSLFDETIIAELEREIIKNMLKQLADQTHGFVGADIEALSKEAAMKALRKYLPQIDLNKDEIPAEVLESIKITIDDFKEALKEIEPSALREVLVEIPKVTWEDVGGLEEIKREIVEAVEWPLKYPEKFKKFSIKPPKGVLLYGPPGTGKTLIAKAVAHETEANFITVKGSELLSKWLGESEKAVRKIFRKARQVAPCIIFFDEIDAIAQMRGLDEGSRAVERVVNQILTEMDGLEELEEVIVLGATNRPDILDPALLRPGRFDRLVYVRPPDRRSRLAIFRIHTRGMPLGDDVDLEELADLTEGYVGADIEAVCREAVMLALREDLNAEVVEMRHFLEALKKVKPSVTDSMLSFYERFEEKARQERQKVTARSFLGYG; this is encoded by the coding sequence ATGAAGCTAACACTGAAAGTCAATCAGGCGTATCCAAGCGATTCAGGAAGGGGTATAGCCCGTCTTGATCCGGATACGATGCTGAAGCTGAAAATCTCACCTGGAGATATAATCGAGATAAAGGGTAGAAGGGCTACAGTTGCAAAAGTATGGAGAGCCCCTAAAAGGGACTGGGGCAAGGGTATAATTAGAGTTGATAGGTTTATAAGGGAAAACTCTGGAGTTGGTATAGGAGATAGTGTTGAAGTTCGGAAAGTAGATTATGCTCCAGCTAAGCTCGTCATTCTTGCTCCTTTGAGGAAAATCGAGTTCAGAGTTTATGGAATGGATATCGGTGATTATCTAAAGCATCAACTTCTCAAGAGACCGCTCGTTGAGGGAGATCTTATCCCACTGGTTGGGGCTCCAGCCCTGACGGGCTTTGGCAAGTATGCCCAAAATCAGGGAGCTTTGGTTTTTGTAGCGGTTAAGACAGATCCAAAGGATGTTGTTATAATTGATGAGACAACCAAGGTTGTTTACAGAGAGAGGCCGGCTAAAGGTTTTGAGAGGATTGGAAGGGCAGGAGTAACATACGAGGATATTGGTGGTCTGAAAGAGGAACTGCAGAAGGTCAGGGAGGTTATAGAACTCCCTTTGAAGTATCCGGAGATCTTCCAGAGGCTTGGAATAGACCCACCTAAGGGAGTTCTGCTCCATGGCCCTCCGGGAACAGGAAAGACACTGATAGCTAGGGCAGTTGCTAACGAGATAGGAGCCTCTTTCTATACAATAAACGGGCCGGAGATAATGAGCAAGTTCTATGGTGAGAGTGAGCAGAGGCTCAGAGAGATCTTCGAAGAGGCGAAAGAAAACTCTCCATCAATAATATTCATCGATGAGATAGATGCCATAGCCCCCAGAAGAGATGAAGTCACAGGGGAGGTAGAGAGAAGAGTTGTTGCTCAGCTTCTGACCCTGATGGATGGACTTGAGGAGAGGGGGCAGGTTATAGTTATCGCAGCAACGAACAGGGTTGATGCTGTTGATCCTGCCTTGAGAAGGCCTGGAAGGTTCGACAGAGAGATTGAGATTGGTGTACCGGATAGGGAAGGAAGGTTCGAGATACTTCAGATTCATACAAGAAATATGCCTTTAGAGCCTGATTACAGCAGAGATCTTGTTTATGAGGCCTTGAAGTCTCTGAAGAAGAGCTATGCGATGGATGGGGATGAAGATCTGATCAGAGAAATCGACTTTGCGATCGAAGGAGTCAGTAAGCTCGAAACAAAGGAACAGATTAAAGATTTGATCTATTCTCTCTTCGATGAGACGATAATCGCTGAATTGGAGAGGGAAATAATCAAGAATATGCTCAAGCAGCTTGCAGATCAGACACATGGCTTCGTTGGAGCTGACATCGAAGCTCTATCAAAAGAGGCTGCGATGAAGGCTTTGAGAAAATATCTACCTCAGATCGACCTGAACAAAGATGAAATCCCTGCGGAGGTCTTGGAATCTATAAAGATTACGATAGATGACTTCAAAGAAGCTCTGAAAGAAATTGAGCCATCAGCACTGAGAGAGGTGCTCGTTGAGATACCGAAGGTTACATGGGAGGATGTTGGAGGACTGGAAGAGATCAAGAGGGAGATCGTAGAGGCTGTTGAGTGGCCGCTTAAGTATCCTGAGAAGTTCAAGAAGTTCTCGATAAAACCGCCCAAAGGTGTTCTGCTATACGGCCCGCCTGGCACAGGAAAGACGCTGATAGCTAAAGCGGTAGCTCATGAGACGGAGGCGAACTTTATAACTGTAAAGGGAAGTGAGTTGCTCAGCAAGTGGCTGGGTGAGAGTGAGAAGGCTGTGAGAAAGATATTCAGAAAAGCGCGACAGGTTGCACCGTGTATAATATTCTTCGATGAGATCGATGCCATTGCACAGATGAGAGGATTGGATGAGGGTAGCAGGGCAGTTGAGAGGGTTGTAAATCAGATACTGACTGAGATGGATGGATTGGAAGAGCTTGAGGAAGTCATCGTCCTTGGAGCTACAAACAGGCCAGACATCCTTGATCCAGCTTTACTGAGGCCGGGAAGATTCGATAGACTGGTTTATGTGAGACCTCCAGACAGAAGGAGCAGGCTTGCGATATTCAGGATTCACACAAGGGGTATGCCTCTTGGAGACGATGTTGATCTTGAGGAACTTGCGGATCTAACTGAGGGGTATGTTGGCGCTGACATCGAGGCGGTATGTAGGGAGGCAGTCATGCTTGCTTTGAGAGAGGATCTTAATGCTGAAGTGGTCGAGATGAGACACTTCTTGGAGGCTTTGAAGAAGGTAAAGCCGAGCGTTACAGATTCGATGCTCAGCTTCTACGAGAGGTTCGAGGAGAAAGCGAGACAGGAGAGACAGAAGGTTACGGCCAGATCATTTCTGGGCTATGGATAA
- the larC gene encoding nickel pincer cofactor biosynthesis protein LarC, with product MRVAIVDCFNGASGDMIIASLLGISLSESDLDRIAKLLDLNIEFSVKTVNKKGISAKMVDVLDRNTDRKFSDVKNLIKKLKKDQELKEIYQPTYEIFRILAEAEARVHGKDIEEIVFHEVGSDDAIFDVVSSALGFSRLISRGYEIFTTPINLGYGEIEMHHGRYPVPAPAVVEILKNSKLEVYFGRIGDEELFTPTASAILSYFSNGCLKHPFTVDDVSYGAGKKDTDKPNVLRIMLGRASVHDSIAIVETNIDDVSGEIMGNAMNILTKICHDISAIPVFGKKNRPGYILKAICDFSKAEEVARVMMHETGSLGVRIIPVYHRMLAERHFREVKINVHGKEFTVRFKVSYPDQKIAKPEFEDVRRISEEIGKPLPEVYRMVLKSFNTSERI from the coding sequence ATGAGAGTTGCAATAGTGGATTGCTTTAACGGAGCTTCAGGAGATATGATCATAGCCTCACTGCTCGGCATATCTCTGAGCGAATCAGATCTGGACAGGATTGCTAAGCTGCTGGATCTAAACATAGAATTTAGCGTAAAAACAGTTAATAAAAAAGGTATTTCGGCAAAAATGGTGGATGTTCTGGACAGGAATACTGACAGAAAATTTAGCGATGTTAAAAATCTCATAAAGAAGCTGAAAAAAGACCAGGAACTCAAGGAAATATACCAACCCACATACGAAATCTTCAGAATTCTGGCTGAAGCTGAAGCGAGAGTTCATGGAAAAGATATCGAAGAGATAGTTTTTCATGAAGTTGGTAGTGATGACGCAATATTCGATGTCGTCTCATCAGCTCTTGGATTTTCAAGGCTGATCAGTAGAGGGTATGAAATATTTACAACACCGATCAACCTCGGCTATGGAGAGATTGAAATGCATCATGGCAGGTATCCAGTACCAGCACCGGCAGTGGTCGAGATACTCAAGAATTCCAAGCTTGAAGTTTACTTTGGCAGGATAGGAGATGAAGAATTGTTCACACCAACAGCATCAGCAATATTGTCTTACTTCTCAAATGGCTGTCTCAAGCACCCCTTCACGGTAGATGATGTTAGTTATGGAGCCGGAAAAAAAGATACCGATAAGCCAAATGTTCTGAGGATCATGCTTGGAAGGGCAAGCGTTCATGACAGCATCGCCATTGTTGAAACGAATATCGATGATGTTAGCGGAGAGATTATGGGCAATGCGATGAATATTCTGACAAAAATTTGCCATGATATCTCAGCAATACCTGTATTCGGCAAAAAGAACAGGCCAGGATATATTTTGAAGGCCATATGTGATTTTAGCAAGGCTGAAGAGGTTGCGAGAGTCATGATGCACGAAACCGGGAGTCTGGGTGTTAGAATAATACCAGTATATCACAGAATGCTGGCTGAAAGGCATTTCAGAGAGGTTAAGATAAATGTACACGGAAAGGAATTCACAGTTAGATTCAAGGTTTCCTATCCAGATCAAAAAATTGCGAAGCCTGAATTTGAGGATGTGAGAAGAATTTCAGAAGAGATTGGAAAACCACTTCCCGAAGTTTACAGAATGGTTTTGAAATCATTCAACACAAGTGAGCGAATATGA
- the radB gene encoding DNA repair and recombination protein RadB: MDRLLGGGVEKGIITQIYGPSATGKTSICLMLTYTTAMNEGKVIYIDTEGLSRERVNQIFEIKEALNNVFLYEVMNFRQQSSAIREASKLCRSEKIDLIVVDSITALYRSELENDEKQIKIKRELTSQLTFLLGLARKYNLAVVVTNQMFTDVRSGEIKPLGGPSLDHLSKTIVGLEKVNRERIATLIKHRSKAEGERCSFIITDKGVEP, translated from the coding sequence TTGGACAGACTCCTTGGAGGAGGTGTCGAAAAAGGGATAATAACTCAGATCTATGGCCCCTCAGCCACCGGCAAGACCTCAATATGCCTCATGCTCACCTACACCACAGCCATGAATGAAGGTAAGGTGATCTACATCGATACCGAAGGACTGTCGAGGGAGAGGGTTAACCAGATATTCGAGATTAAGGAGGCTCTAAACAATGTCTTTCTCTATGAGGTTATGAACTTCAGGCAGCAGAGTTCCGCAATAAGAGAGGCTTCAAAACTATGCAGGAGCGAGAAAATTGATCTTATTGTCGTCGATTCAATTACAGCGCTGTATAGAAGCGAACTGGAAAACGATGAAAAGCAGATAAAAATTAAGAGGGAGCTTACCTCCCAGCTCACATTCCTTCTGGGCCTTGCGAGAAAGTACAACCTCGCAGTGGTTGTAACAAACCAGATGTTCACGGATGTCAGGAGTGGAGAGATTAAACCCCTTGGGGGGCCATCTCTCGACCACCTCTCCAAAACGATTGTTGGGCTGGAAAAAGTTAACAGAGAAAGAATAGCAACACTGATAAAACACCGATCAAAAGCTGAAGGAGAGAGATGCAGTTTTATTATAACAGATAAAGGTGTAGAGCCCTGA
- a CDS encoding V-type ATP synthase subunit D — MAEVKPTRMELIKLRRRIKLSKRGHALLKMKRDGLIVEFRDMLEQAKEVISRLVDRYEKAEEKLALAMAVEGVVAIKSMALSCSKEPQFSIKKKNIMGVVVPVVKREKVRKPIHEREYGVIGTTARIDEVVSAYEEVVDAVLEVAEIETTLKRLLEEIDKTKRRVNALEYRVIPEMENAARYISFRLEEMDRENIVRLKKIKAKMAAKA; from the coding sequence ATGGCTGAAGTAAAGCCAACCCGAATGGAGCTAATAAAGCTCAGAAGGAGGATCAAACTATCCAAGAGAGGCCATGCCTTGCTCAAGATGAAAAGAGATGGGCTTATAGTTGAGTTCAGAGATATGCTCGAGCAGGCAAAGGAGGTCATAAGCAGGCTGGTTGATAGATACGAGAAGGCTGAGGAGAAGCTAGCACTTGCAATGGCTGTCGAGGGTGTTGTAGCTATAAAATCGATGGCTCTTTCTTGTTCGAAAGAACCACAATTCTCAATAAAGAAAAAGAACATAATGGGGGTTGTTGTTCCGGTAGTTAAGAGAGAGAAGGTCAGAAAACCAATCCATGAAAGGGAGTATGGTGTTATCGGAACAACAGCAAGAATAGACGAAGTGGTCTCGGCTTATGAAGAGGTAGTTGATGCAGTACTCGAGGTTGCCGAGATTGAAACCACGCTTAAAAGATTGCTTGAGGAGATTGATAAAACAAAGAGGAGAGTTAACGCTCTCGAATATAGAGTCATCCCTGAAATGGAGAACGCTGCGAGGTACATCTCCTTCAGGCTTGAGGAGATGGATAGAGAGAACATCGTCAGATTGAAGAAGATAAAGGCAAAGATGGCTGCCAAAGCTTAA
- a CDS encoding ATP synthase subunit B — protein sequence MKEYKTISQVAGPLIFVEKTEPVGYGELVNITLADGSTKRGQVLDTSKDVVVVQVFEGTRGIDTSSAVRFTGDIVRLNCSQDMLGRILSGAGDPIDGGPKIIPEERREIIGAAINPYARTYPREFIQTGISAIDGMNTLVRGQKLPIFSGSGLPHNDIALQVARQAKVRGSGEEFAVIFAAMGITNEEAYQFMKDFERTGALERAVVFLNLADDPAIERLLTPRMALTAAEFLAYEYDLHILVILTDMTNYCEALREISAAREEVPGRRGYPGYMYTDLATIYERAGRIQGRKGTITQMPILTMPGDDITHPIPDLTGYITEGQVVLSRELHAKGIYPPIDVLPSLSRLMKEGIGEGLTRDDHVQWNDQMYAAYAEGVDLRGLVAIVGEEALSERDRRFLKFADEFERRFVQQGRYEDRSIEETLDLGWELLAMLRESDLTKIESKYIQKYHPAYKKKEAESAESAA from the coding sequence ATGAAGGAATACAAGACAATTAGCCAGGTTGCAGGTCCGCTCATATTTGTTGAGAAAACCGAGCCTGTTGGTTATGGTGAACTTGTTAACATAACCCTCGCAGATGGATCAACCAAGAGAGGTCAGGTTCTTGACACATCGAAGGATGTCGTTGTTGTTCAGGTTTTCGAGGGTACAAGAGGTATTGATACCTCTTCAGCTGTGAGGTTTACCGGAGACATCGTCAGGCTTAACTGCTCACAGGATATGCTTGGAAGAATTCTTTCAGGAGCTGGAGATCCGATTGATGGTGGACCAAAGATCATCCCTGAGGAGAGGAGAGAGATCATTGGTGCCGCTATCAACCCATACGCCAGAACATATCCGAGAGAGTTCATCCAGACCGGTATCTCAGCCATTGACGGAATGAACACCCTTGTCAGGGGTCAGAAGCTTCCGATTTTCAGTGGTAGTGGTCTGCCACACAACGATATAGCTCTGCAGGTTGCGAGGCAGGCTAAGGTTAGAGGCAGTGGAGAGGAGTTCGCTGTCATATTTGCAGCCATGGGTATCACGAACGAGGAAGCTTACCAGTTCATGAAGGACTTCGAGAGAACTGGAGCTCTGGAGAGGGCAGTTGTTTTCCTGAATCTCGCTGATGATCCGGCTATTGAGAGGTTGCTCACTCCGAGAATGGCTTTAACGGCGGCAGAGTTCCTGGCTTATGAGTACGATCTCCATATTCTTGTTATCCTGACAGACATGACCAACTACTGTGAGGCTTTGAGAGAGATTTCTGCTGCAAGAGAAGAGGTTCCCGGAAGAAGAGGTTATCCAGGATACATGTACACAGACCTTGCAACAATCTACGAGAGAGCCGGAAGAATTCAGGGCAGAAAGGGAACGATCACACAGATGCCAATTCTCACGATGCCCGGTGATGATATAACTCATCCAATTCCTGACCTCACTGGATATATCACAGAGGGACAGGTCGTTCTCAGCAGAGAGCTGCATGCTAAGGGTATATATCCACCAATCGATGTCCTTCCATCCCTCAGCAGGCTGATGAAGGAGGGTATCGGAGAAGGGCTTACAAGAGATGACCATGTCCAGTGGAATGACCAGATGTATGCAGCATACGCTGAGGGTGTCGATCTGAGAGGTCTCGTTGCAATTGTCGGTGAAGAAGCCCTGTCTGAGAGGGACAGGAGGTTCCTCAAGTTTGCAGATGAGTTCGAGAGAAGATTCGTCCAGCAGGGAAGATACGAGGACAGATCTATCGAAGAGACCCTCGATCTTGGATGGGAACTGCTTGCAATGCTTAGAGAGTCTGATCTAACAAAGATCGAGTCTAAGTACATCCAGAAGTATCATCCAGCCTACAAGAAGAAGGAAGCTGAATCTGCAGAGTCTGCAGCGTAA